From Bdellovibrio sp. KM01:
TTGGAAAGTATTGTGAATGTGGTGGCGTCTTTGGTTGCCCTTTATGTGATCTGGTTTTCTGCGCAGCCAGCCGACCGTGAACATCCTTACGGACACGGCAAAGCTGAATACTTCTCGGCGGCGTTCGAGGGTGGTCTGATATTTTCCGCCGCTATTTTGATTATCTATGAATCGGTTAAGGCGTTGCTTTTTCCTCACCCTCCGCAAAAGTTGGAAATTGGTATCGCTATTGTTTCCGGAGCAGCATTTTTAAATCTTTTATTGGGTTTGTATTTGAAGCGTGTCGGCAGAACTCATCATTCAGAAGCTTTGCAGGCAAGTGGCGCCCACGTTATTTCTGATGTTGTTACCACGGTTGGGGTTATCCTCGGTTTGGGGTTGGTATTGCTCACAGATATTCAGTGGCTTGACCCTGTGATTGCCATTTTAATCGGTTTGCAACTGGCTTACTCGGGATACAATATTGTTCGTGAATCCATGGGTGGTTTGTTGGATGAAATCAGTGAAACATCACTGACGGATTTGTGTGATGCTTTAGAAAAAAACCGTCGTCCTGGCATCATCAATATTCATCAGCTGCGTATCATGCGCAACGGCCGCTTTCACCACGTGGATGCCCATTTGGTGGTGCCGGAATACTGGGATGTTGCCAAAGTTCATAGTGAGTCTCAGGATTTTGAAAAAGCCGTCGTCGCGGATTATATCTTTGACGGGGAACTGGCTTTCCATTTGGACCCTTGTAAAAAATCCTACTGTTCTGAGTGTGATATGCCTGATTGCCCAATTCGTTTGCAGCCGTTCCAGGCACGTCGTCCTTTCACAGTGAAAAGCTTGACCGAAGGGCCCCCAGAGTCTAACTAGTGGGGCATGACAGACGCTCCTATTTCCACTAAACGCAGAATCAATGTAACCACGGATCTTCCTCACCAAACTGACTATACGTTGGCTTTGAACGGTGAGTATTCTCACATCGCATTTGATGAAACGCGCGTTCTTGCGAATAAAGGTAAATGGCGTTCTGACGTTTTCAAAACCGATGCGTCTGTTCCAATGGATTTGGAAGTTGGTACTGGCAACGGAACTCACTTCGCTCACTATGCTCAAAAAAATCCAAATCGTATGGTTGTGGGTTTGGAGCTAAAATATAAACCGTTGATCCAAACAATTCGCCGCGCTGATAAAGCGGGCTGCAGAAACGCTGCTGTGGCTCGTTTCCACGCATTCAATCTGACGGATATTTTTGTTCCTGGTGAAATTGATAATGTGTTCATTCATTTCCCGGATCCATGGACTTCCCCTAAGAAGCCTAAAAATCGTTTTGTACAAAAATTGAATTTGGATATCTTGTTCGATTTGCAAAAACCAGGATCGATCATTGAATTCAAAACAGATTCCTTGGTTTATTTTGACTGGGCGATGGATGAAATCCGTCAGAGCAAATACAATGTCTTGTATGAGACTCGTGACCTGCACAACTCTCCGATTAAGGCAGAAAACTTCGAAACGGCTTTTGAAAAAATCTTTTTACGCGAAGGCATCTTAATCAACTTCGTGCGTTTACAAAAGCCTCACCAATAAGACGCATCGACAGTGATGTCGCCCATGACCTGAGCCTGGCAGCTGATACGGCTGTCAGAGGCGACTTTTTTGGTTTCTCTCAGGAATTTTTCTGTCTCATTCTCGACCGTTAGATTCTCTGCACCCGAAACAATCTGAATACGACATTTTGCGCAAACGCCGTCTCCGGAACAGCTGGAAGCCACGGGGAGCCCGCCATTTAGCAGGGCTTCCATGAGGTTCGCTCCCGTTTCCACCGTCAGGGGAGTTCTATTTTTCTTAAAAGAAATCACAGGCATGTCTCATTGTAGCTGACGCACTCCAAAACAAGCAAAGAAGTAATGAAATGGGTCCTAATTGTGTTAGGCTTTAGGCGTCTATTCTAAGAGGTATTTATGTCTGAAGATCAAAAAGTAGAAAACGTCATCATTATTGGTTCAGGACCTGCGGGTCTAACTTCTGCGGTTTACACGGGTCGTGCAAACTTGGAACCTTTGATGATCGAAGGTGAAGAAGCTGGTGGTCAATTGATGATCACTACTGAAGTTGAAAATTACCCGGGCTTTGAGCACGGTGTAACAGGTCCAGACCTGATCGCCGTGATGAGAAAACAAGCAGAGCGTTTCGGCACTCGCTTTATCACTCGCAATGTAACGAAAGTTGATTTTTCTCAACGTCCATTCAAAGTTTGGATTGGCGAGAAACTTCACTTGGCTAAATCGATCATCATTTCTACAGGTGCAAGCGCTAAGTACTTGGGTTTGCCTTCTGAAAAAACTTATATGAACCGTGGTGTGTCTGCTTGTGCGACTTGCGACGGCGCTTTCTTCCGCAATCAAGAAATTATCGTTGTTGGCGGCGGTGACACAGCAATGGAAGAAGCTCAGTTCCTGACTCGCTTTGCTTCGAAAGTTTACGTGGTTCACAGACGTGACCATTTCCGAGCTTCGAAAATCATGGCTGACAGAACTATGAAGAATCCAAAAATCCAAGTGATCTGGGATTCTGAAGTGACTGAAGTTTTGGGTGACGGTAAATCTATGACAGGTGCCAAAGTTCACAATATCAAAACGGGTGAAACCCAAACTATGAACGTGACTGGTTTGTTCATCGCAATTGGACACAAACCAACGACGGATTTGTTCAAAGGTATCTTGGATATGAATGAAACAGGTTATTTGGTTACTCAACCGAACTCGACCTATACGAATATTCCTGGTGTCTTTGCTGCCGGAGACGTGCAAGATTCAGTATATCGCCAAGCGATCACAGCTGCGGGCACTGGATGTATGGCGGCGATCGACGCTGAACGCTGGTTAGAGTCGGAGTCTCATCACTGAAGTTGGTGAAAATGGCCCATCCGACTGCGTTGTCGGGCTGGGTCCTCTCTCCGACGTGCTTGGAGCACACCTGCGCTGTGGGTCCAACCCTCCGCCTTGCGACTGAACCATTTTGACCAACTTTTATTGCGCGGAGCTTTTTTAAAGGGAATTTATGAAAGACAAAAGAATTAATACCAAGGATTTGGTTAACAAGATTGAGAAGATCACGAAGGCTCGTATTGCGAGTCAGGATGTGGTTGATTTGGATCAATTCCGTGAGGCTAAGAAAAAGCTCGATCCAAAAGTTATCTTGGTTATTGAAGATGACGAAACTATGCGTTCTGCAATGAAAAGAATCCTTGAGAGCGAAGGTTATGTGACGAAGCTTGCAGCTGATGCCACAGAACTTTCTACGGTTTTGGATGATCACCCAGTTGATTTGATTCTTTTGGACGTGGGTCTTCCTTGGGTGAATGGCTTCGAGCTGGCTCAGCTGCTTAAAGAAAACAAAGACCTCAAGAAAATTCCTTTGGTGTTTGTTTCCGGAAAAGCTTCCGAAGAAGACATGAAGCAAGCTTTCGAAATCGGCGCAGACGATTACATTAAGAAACCGTTCGACGTTGATAAGCTTAAGAAGACTGTTGAAACGCTTCTTAAAATGAATCCGTAAACTACAATTCGAATAAAAGTTAGAAAAAGGCCTGCGGAATTCGCGGGCCTTTTTTCTTTGTAAACATGACGTAAACGCGGGCGAATTACACTCGGGAATCGTGGTCCAGATTTGATTCTGGCTCGCTACCGTTTGAATGCTGAACAACATAACCTAATGACTACAAGGAGACATTATGAAGTTAGTGTTCGGTAGTTTATTAGTGGCTGCTATGACGGCAGTTGGTTGTGCTCACACTGAAGTCACAACAATGGAAAACGTTCCCTCTAACAAGCCTGGTATCATTTATCTTAAAGCCGGCGATCGTGCGCCAGCAGGTGCGCCTCAATTGGTTTGGGGTCGTGGCACTGTTAATATCTCTGTGACGGGTGCAAGCCCATCTGGAAGCGCTACAAGTGAAGCAAAAGTAAACCAAGAGATGATCTGGACAGAAACAGAATACTTTACTGATTACCGTGCTGAGTATCAGGAAGTTGTTGTTCCAGGCACTTGTTCTGACTTTCAGTGTACTCAATCTGCAGGTAAGAGTGAATTGTGGGATGCATTCTATTCTGCGAGTGGCGACAGAAAAGCAGCAGCTTTGGATGCAGCTATCTCTGGTATCGGCGAAGTTTCTGCAAAGAATCTAGTGGCTAAAGGTTACTTCAAATCCAAACCAAGATCATGGGCAGAGTTTTCTCGCGAGATCAACATGGCGGCTGATCGCAATGTGATCAAGCGCAGTATTGCGACAATGGTTCTTGAAAACAATCGTTATGAAAATATCACGAAGCTTGGTTATGCAGGAAACACATGTCAGGAAGTAAAAAGATCCTGTGATCTGGTTATCTCTAAACTGGTTCAAGTTCCTTTCCAAAATTCCCGTGACATCCAAAAACGCAGAATTGTTGAGACAAGAACTTTCAATGTCACAGTAAATGTGACAGGCGCTTTGTTGATGCAATCTGAAAAAGATGTGATCACAGTTAAAGTTGATGAAATGGGTAAAGTTGTTGCCGTTGATGGTGAAGGATACAACACCTACGCGATGACGAATTCATCTGCAAACGGTCAGAATGTGGTAGTTGATGTTAAGGCAGTGAATCGTATCTTGCGTCCTTTGCCGAACAACCTGATCCGCCAGGAGTCGTTCGTTCTTGTGGGTGATAAGCCGACGTTCGTTTTAGATGTTGATCCTCAGTTTATCCCGGGAGGTGACGATCCAAATGCGCAACTGGTAATTGATTACACTGTGCAAGTTTGTGAATACGGCTGGACTGGAACTTGTGGCTTTTCATCTTGGAAGAATTTGAAAATGGCGAGCGCCGTAATTACGGGAGCGCGCACGACTCTTCAGATCGAAGTACCTCGTAAAAACAAGTCACAACTTTTGTATCGTGTAACTCGCAAAAACAGTATTTTCTTTGATAGCAAAGGATTGAGCGAAAGAGAATCTGACGAAGTAAAAGCTCCTAAATAAACCTTCCGAAAAGCAAAAAAAAGCCCGGTGATGAGCCGGGCTTTTTCTTTTTAAAGTTGTACTTCTTTGGTGCGTTCAAGAGGGGTCAGCATCAGGTACAGTGCTGGGACCACGAACAAAGTTAACAATGTAGATACGATCGTGCCGCCGATGATCGCAAGACCCATTGGCAGACGAGTCTCCGAACCTATACCTGTTCCGATAATCAACGGAGCCGCAGCTGCAATCGTTGCAACAGATGTCATTAGGATCGGTCTTAAACGCACAGGGCAGGCTTCCAGGATCGCCGAGGCAATGCTTTCTTTGTTGTGCCTGCGAACTTGATTGGTGAATTCCACCAGCAAAATCGAATTCTTTTTCGCAATACCCATTAGCACAATCAACCCGATAAAGCTGAACAGATTCAGGGACACATCAAAGGACCATAGCGCCATCAAAGCTCCGCTTACGCTGAAGGGAAGGGCCACAAGCACTGCGATCGGGTGGATGAATGAGTTGAACTGTACCGCCAGAATCAGATAGGCCACCAAGATACCGATCGCCAAGGCGGAGTAAAGACTTTGGAAGGATTGTGCGAATCCAGCAGAGGCTCCTTCAAGGGCATATGAATATCCTGGGGGAAGGATTTCCTTAGCGATGGTGGCGGTGCGGGCCAGGACCGCCGCCTGAGATTGGCCGGGAGCCAAATTTCCAAATACCGAAATCGCCCTTTGGCGATTCACGCGGCTGATGCTTTGAATAGCACCTTCTTCCTTGATATTTACCAGTTGGGACATTGGAATCAAATTGCCGAAGTTATTTCTGACATACAGTCGTTTGAAATCACTTGGTTTCTGAATTTGGTTTTCGTTAATTTTGAAACGTACATCGTAACGTCGTCCGTCAGCAGTGTAACGACCCTGACGAAGTCCCCCGATGCCTGCTTGTAAAAGCTGGCCCACAGTTTCAATAGAAACTCCGCGATCAGCCATGGCTTTACGATTTGGTGTCAGAATCAGTTCTGGAATCCCCGAGCGGAAATCAGAATCCAAATCCACAGCAAGATTTTCTTTCTCCAAGCGTTCCATTAATTCGATAGATTTATCCTGAAGGACTTTAAGATCAGCACCCCTTAAGTTGATGGCTAAGGGATTCTGACGGCCCGATGAAAGATTTCGAGCGGAAACATCACGCATGGAAATGCGCATGCCTTTGACGGATTTAAATTCTTTGCGCAGTTCATTCATAACCTGCACGTGATTCACTTTGCGGTCTGCTCGCCGAATAAGTGTTACGGGGATAAATGCCTGATTAACGTTGCTGGAACCACCGCCGCCACCAATCGAAGTGACAAAGCCCTGAACATTCGGATTTTTTCGCAAGATATCTTCCAGCAGTTTCGTCATATCGCTGGTTGTCTGTAAGGACGTGCCGGGAGCAGCTTGGGCGTTGATAACGATAAAGTTTTGGTCTTGGGCGGGCACGAACTCCTGACGAACTTTTGTAATCAGGAACATCGATATGGCAAAGAAAATGAAGGAAACAATGACGACTGTGTATTTCCAGTTCAGCGTGACTTTTAAAACCCTTTGATAAGCGTGAGAGAAGTTTTCAAAAACCACATCCAAATAGTGTTCAAGCTTAGAAACTTTCGGTTCGCTGCTTAGGAAGGCAGCAGCACGCATCGGAGTGATCGTGACGGCCTCCAAAAGCGACAGTAATACCGCGGCACTCATAGTGATACCAAATTGGAAAAAGAACTTTCCGATAATTCCATCCATGAACACAACAGGAAGGAAAACCGCCACGACGGCGAGAGTTGCAGCGATAGCGGCAGGTAGAACTTCTTTCGCCCCATCTGAAGCGGCTTTCGCTGAGCCCTTACCCATGCGGTAGTGGCGAATGATGTTTTCCAAAAGCATGATCGCATCGTCGACGACGATCGAAATTGAAAGCGTCAACGCGAGCAGGGTAAAAAGATTTAAGGTGAAGCCCGAGAAATATAGAATCGTAAAGGTTCCGACAATGGAGGTGGGAATAGAAAATAAGATATTGATCGCGGCTGGTATGCTTCCCAGGAATAAAAAGCAAATGACGATGGTGATCAGGGCTGCGACCCAAAGTTTTTCCAAGGTCAAATGCACAGTCGCTTCGGTCGAGCGAGTGTAGTCAACATTTACGCGATAGCTATAACCCTTTGGAAAGCTGTCTTTGATTTCCGCCAGTTTCTTTAAGACGGCGTCCGCCACTTGAACTTCATTGGTGCCCCGTTGCTTGCGGACCTGCATGGCTACTGCTTGGTGTCCTTCAAAGCGGGCAAGACGACGAACATCAGAAAGACCATCTTCCACCCGGGCGACGTCGCGGATAAAGATAGAGCGATCTTGGATGCGTTGACCGCCGCGATTAAGGATTTGAATATCACCAACTTCTTTCACGTTGCTGGCTTCACCCAGCCAGCGGACACGCAATTCGCGGTCTTTCTCGGTGAATTGACCGGCGGCACTTTCCAAGTGCTGACTTGCCAGAGCGGCAACGACGTCATTCACTGTCAAATAGTTCGCTTCAAGCTTGGTGACATCCAGCCAGATGCGCAGATTCCTTTCGCTGAAGCCGCCGATGCTGACTTCGCCGATACCGGGAAGGAAGCGCAATTGATCCAACAGGTAATTGTTGGTCCAGTTCAGCATTTCTTTTAAAGAAGCATCCCCGTAAACAGAGACAATCATGATTGGATCTTCTTCAGGATTTTGTTTTCTGACGACCGCAGGGTCCACACCTTGTGGCAAACGCAATTGGCTTAGGGCTGTTTGTACTTCTTGCAGGACCACATCGACATTGCGATTGATATCAAATTCTAAAGTTACGGTTCCAGCTCCCTGCCGAGCAGAAGAACGCATTTCTTTGATACCTTCGATTGCTAAAAGGCGTTCTTCGATCGGATCGACTAATTCAGCTTCGACAACTTCGGGTGCGGCACCTTCGTAAGTGACAGAGACGCTGACGATGGGAAAGTCTACGTCAGGCAGTTGGCTGATCCCCATGCGGTTTCCGCAGATGGCACCAAAAACAATCAGTGCAAACATGATGACCCAGGCAAAAACGGGACGGCGAATGGAAAGATCAATCAACCCCATGGAATCCTCCGTAAGGTCCTAGCTTCCCTAGGGATTCCCTATAGATCAATCACTTTTACCTTAAAAAAACTTAGGCAATCAAATTGCAACCATCATTCTTCAGAGGAGAATAGGGACCTGAAATGCAATTAAAGGAATTTTGGCTTTCAATTAGAATAGCACTAATTGTCGCTGTCGTTTTGTTAGACAGCGGGCACGCCTTTTCTCAATCCTCATCTTGGTCTTCACAAATGGAAACTGCTCTGCTTCAGGATCAGGGTTTTCAGTCGTGGAAATGGCTGGAGTCGGACTGTGACGACTGTCAAATTATGTTGGTACCAAACTCTGATGAGGTGCAAACTATCCAAGTGCGCCGTTTCATTCAGGCCCTTGCTGTGAATAAGATTGAACTTCAGAAAATGTATAAAGTGAGCGGTGACGAGTACACCTTACTGGCCCAGATGTCTGTGGGTATTTTAGGACGCGAAACTCGCTTTGGAGAAAGTGCGCGGTACAAAGTAAAAGAAACGATGCCTTGGGCCGTGAGCTTAGCGAAAGTTATGCGCTCGGTGACGACAGGTAAAGGGGTTGACCCAAACAGTCGCGGTCTGACGCAGATTAAGTTCTTACCAGCAGCGGTCGTCGAGAAATTTGGAATCACTTCTGAAAACTTGTATATCCCAGAGAATGCTGCGATTGCGACGATGGGTTATTTGATTGAAGCCCTAAAGCAAATGAAAACCAGAATTAAAACATACCATCTAGATCATATTACTCCAGATAAGTATGCTGACTATTTGCCTTATATCTATTTTGGAAGATCAAAAGCTTTAATCGATAAAACAGCTATTCCTGAGCAGAATAGCTATGTGCAAGCTCTAAAAAAATACATGTCGATGATCGATGTCTTTGAAAGACAGCCTTAGTTAGCGACAGTCATTCCCGTGATACATTTCGTGTAAAGACTTGTTCCTGCAAATGGAACTGTACCGTCACGGGTCAGTGTTTTTGAAGTTGCGTCGAAAGTGAAACGTTCAATCCCATTCGCCAAAGTTGTCGATCCATTGGCCACAAAAACTCCGCCACTATTTGAGTCGTAAGTCATCGCAGAGATACCGCGTAGAACGGATGCATTTTCATAGGCCTTCGTTGCGCCAGTAATCGCACCCGTCGTTTCATTCACATCATAAGCATAAATATAGTCTTGAGCGGCCGTACTACTGGAGTAAGAGACCAGCAAGTATCCCGTATTGGCGGTCGTCGTCGAGGGAATATAAACCATCGCTGTTGGGTATGTTGTCGTTGCGGGTGCGGCAACTGCGGTTGTGCAATCTGCGGCGGCCGACCAACCGTTCACATTATTAACGAAGACCACGCGATTGTTGGGTGTCGCGGCGGCATGGGCAAAGATATATTTTGAATTAGAAACGGCCACAACTGCTGTGATCAAGGAATTGTTAGTCGTGCCACAAGAACCACCTGTGGGTGCATTGATAAATGGATTGGCACCGACAGTGACACGTCCTTTGCTGGAACTGATTTTTTCTACGGCAACACTTTTTGAAATCAGCAGACCACCATCTGGTGTCCGAAACATATTGCGAACGATGTGCGCAGCTGTATTCGTCAGAGTCGTACTGTCACTAAAGTAAGTGGAGAATTGGCTGCTCCCTTTCTTTTTAACCAAATCAATCCTGCGAGCATTGCTGGTGGAGTTTTCAACCAAGACTAACAGGTTTGAATCATCTGAGTTTAGAACCGCTTGCGGTCTATCTGTGGAATTCACAGTGTTGTAGTCCATGACGATTTCATCAACCACACCCGTGGATAAATTCAATTTGCTAACAGTGCGTGAAGGTGTTTCTGCTGTAAGACCATTTCCCACATAACAGGTGCCCGAGGTGATATATAAATGAGTTCCTGAGCTTGCCGAGTCTTCAACCTTCGGTTCGCAGGCACTCAGACCAACAGACAGAATCACCATTGAGGAAATAGGAAATAGATTCTTCATGAAATCTCCTTAAACGCGCTTCACTTTGAGATCGGCGAGTTGTTAAGAAATCTTTAATTAAGAATCTTAAATATATTGGATTTTTAACCAGCGGCTTTTTTATTCGCAGCTTGTGCTTTAAGGTAGGACCTAAGTAGGGTGTCGAGTTTTGAAGTCATACCCTCATCTTGTTCGATGAACATTAGTCGCCGAGGATCGGTCATGTCACCAACGATTTTTGCTCTGAAAAGCAGACGACCGCGAGCTGTGTCCTTTTCATAAGGATTCACGATGATCAAATCAAACGGAACATTTAGGAACTCGCGAGGAATTTCTTTTTCCAGCTGCGTACCGCTGATCGAGATGTCTCGAGAGAATGTACGGAAGGATTTGGTTTTTGAAACCAGGATGATTTCAATTTTGAATTCATGACGAGTGTCTTTGCGGCGATCTGAATCTTCGTTGCGAGAATCAGTTTCTTCGTAAACTTTCACTTTCTCAGGAATACCGACTTTATTGATTTTAGAAATATCCAGATCATCACCATTAAAGTCATGGTGATAGTAACCATAGTCGACGGGATTGGAGTTCTTCATGGGCTTACCATCTCGGACTTTAGTAAATAGTCCCGACATTGTAATCATCGTTCCCGAATTGGTTTTTTCTGTTTCCTCTGCGGCAATGACCTGAGTGCTATCTTCACTGGAAGTGTAGTGCTTTTCGGTTTGCTCGCTTTGGTTTGCAGGTTGAGGTGGTTTGGTCATGACGAAATAGCTCTGACCTGACTTCAGGAAATCCTTTACGCAAGTCCAATCGGGCCATCCTGGTGTCCAGATGAAGTATTTAAGATGGTCGTTCTTTTTCAACGACAGCAAAAATACCTGTGCCTGAACCACAGACATTGGCTTGGATTGTTCCTTCTTTTCGGCTTCATAGAAAAGCCAAATTTTCCCCTGAGTCTTCATTACTAAAGTTATCGGTTATTGGGGAACACACTTAAGTAACCTGGACTCACTTTAGTGAACTCAGTGCTCACTCCAAATCCACGAATTTTCTTCGTCTCAGAGTGAGATTCTCAGTCGCACAAATATCAGAAAATTTGTTTCAAAATGTAGGATAAATCCGAATAATTTTTCAGAAATGCTTTTGGTTCGTACTTCATAAGTATGTCGGGAGGGGTGTAGCCAAACTCGATGGCCAGAGACGTTACGCCCGCACGCTGAGCGGAAACCATATCTGGTATACCATCGCCGATCATCACAGTGTTGTGCGGGTGATGGCCTGCAAGTTTCATCATTGTATTCAATGGCAGTGGACTTGGTTTTCTTTCGGTCAAAGTATCTGCTCCAAAGACATTCACCCACGGAAAACGATGCAAACCCAGATGCTGGATGATCAACTTTGCCGGGATTTCGTTTTTGTTGGTGATAATTGCGATCGGGCCTGCATAGCTACCCAGAAAGTTTTCCACTTCGGGATAGATCTGTGTTTTATTCAGCATTTCCTCTTCGTATATTTGCAAAAATTCGGCTTCGAGGTTGATGATCTGTGCCGGCGACAAATTGTCGTTAACGAAAAGATCTGCGAGGAGCTTTTTAAGGCCTTCCCCGATATGCGCGATGATTTCTTTATCACTTAGCGTCTGTTTGCCATGATTTTTCAAAGTGCGGTTGACTGCGACTATGATATCGGGAGCGGAGTCAATCAATGTGCCATCAAGATCAAAAACTAAAAGAGGATTCATGCACCTTATTTAGCCTGTATTTCAGTTATCGCACAATCTCAAAGTCAACGCGGCGGTCAGCGGCGGCTTTGATTTTAGTTCCCGGAATGATTGTATTACTTGCTCCCACGCCGATCGCTTCCACTTTGTTTGCTGGAACACCCTTGGAGATTAGATATCTTCGTACATTTTCGGCTCTTCTTTGCGACAGAAGCATGTTACGAGAATCATCCCCGGTCGCATCGGTAACACCAGTCAGTCGTATGACGTTAAAAGAATTAAGGGACCCGTTAATTTCCGTCGCAATGTGATCTAAGGCATTCTTACTCGCGGGTGTGAGTTCGGCGCTGGCATAGTCAAAACGAATATTTTTTGAAAGAGTTTCATATCGGACACTTTGCCTGAGGTCGTTGCCTGCGTTGCTTAATGCAGATTCGGGTGCTTTTTGTGGACTCGCTTTCACGGGGCGAAGGAGATATTCATCATCACGTTTTGATTTGGAGGAGCAGGAGGCCGTTGCTCCGGCTAAGGCTATGCTTATCAGAAACTGAATCGCCAATTGGGCTCTTTGTTGAGTGACGCCAGAAATCATATGATCCTCCGTGATCAAGTGAGTGCTGCCTGTTTTCAGGCTAAGCTGCAGGATAAGTCGGAGCAAATTAACTTCCTGTTAACTTCTGGATGAAGTCGTGAGAACATTCATCCATGCGTGAATCAGTGCTTTCCAACAAAGAAGAATATCTGGGTGCTCTTTTTAATAAAGAGAATGAGACGAAAAAACTTTCCCGCCAGGCAGCTGAAGAGCTAGGTCTAGCAAGAATTAGCATTTCTCCGGCGGAAGCACAGTTGGCTCACGTCCTGGTGAAAATGCATGGTTGCCGCAAGTTCATAGAGATTGGAACATTGACGGGACTGTCTGCCCAGTATTTTCATGAAGCTTTGCCGGAGGGCGGGGAGTTATGGACTTTAGAGAAAGACCCTGAGCATGCACGTCGTTCGGCGGAAGTGTTTTCTAAAATCGATCAATCGAACAAGAAAATTCATCTGGTGGTCGGTGATGCCCGCGAAGAGTTAGTTAAATTAGAATCGCAAGGTCCATTTGATGGAGTGTTTATCGATGGAAACAAAGCCGCTTATCTGGATTACCTGTTGTGGGCAGAAAAAAACTTACGCAAAGGTGGCTTGGTGCTGGCCGACAATATATTTTTAAGTGGTGCTGTTTGGGGAGAAGCCACAATTCAGAAATTCTCAGAGAAACAGATTCGTATTATGCGTGAATTCAATGAACGTTTGGCGAATCCAGATCTTTACGAGGCGGCTATTGCTCCCACATTTGAAGGATTGTTTGTTGCAATAAAAAAGTAGAACCTTATCTGAAGGAGTGATTTTGAAGTTCTGGCTGGGAATTTTAATTTTTTTATTTTCCTTCGGAGCTTTGGCAAAGATCATCGTCAGCTCGGATCCCTATCCTCCGTTAATTTATCTTAAAAAGGGTGTGCCTGCGGGCACCGTTACAGACATTTTACCGCTTATTTTGGATAAGCCCGCTTCCGAGCTGACCTATCGCTTTTCTCCCTGGAAAAGAGTTTTATTAGATGCTGAAAAGGGTTCGGTCGATATCGTCGGGCCTTTGTTGATTACTGCTGAAAGATCCAGATTCCTGGTATTCACGGAGCCGTTGATTCGCGCGAACATTTCTTTGTGGGTTCGTCGTGATAATCCCAAAGTCAAAGAGCTTATCAAGCGTAATCAACCGATTAAAGACTTCCGAGAGTTGGGCGATCTCACCTTTGGACAAATTCTGGGATATGCGTTCGGTGAAGACTTTGGCGCATTTTTTAATAGACCCGAGGTGCGCAAGGTTGAAGTGGTAGATATGGGCCAGGGCGTGCGGATGCTGACTTCCAAACGCATTGATGTCTTTTTGGCTTACAGTCCCGTGATCGAGTACTATATTGGCGAGCTCAAGCTTAATAAAGGCGATTTTTATGTGCTGGGTGAAGCAAATCGCGAAGTGATGTATGTGATGGGGGTTTCAAAAAAATCTTCTCTG
This genomic window contains:
- a CDS encoding ABC transporter substrate-binding protein; this translates as MKFWLGILIFLFSFGALAKIIVSSDPYPPLIYLKKGVPAGTVTDILPLILDKPASELTYRFSPWKRVLLDAEKGSVDIVGPLLITAERSRFLVFTEPLIRANISLWVRRDNPKVKELIKRNQPIKDFRELGDLTFGQILGYAFGEDFGAFFNRPEVRKVEVVDMGQGVRMLTSKRIDVFLAYSPVIEYYIGELKLNKGDFYVLGEANREVMYVMGVSKKSSLVKELPKINQRIIDLKILQNFGK